The Spirosoma radiotolerans genome has a window encoding:
- a CDS encoding dipeptidase, with protein MTTYLEANKQRFLDELLELLRIPSVSADSKFKGDVRRAAEFVKEKLQAAGLDNAQLFETPGHPIVYAEKLIDPAKPTVLVYGHYDVQPADPYELWHTPPFEPTIRNERIYARGACDDKGQFYMHVKAIEAMVATDGLPCNVKVMIEGEEEVGSDHLGIFVAEHRDMLKADVILVSDTSIISNDTPSLETGLRGLSYVEVHVTGANRDLHSGVYGGGVANPINVLCDMIASLHDENGRITIPGFYTNVADLSDAERAELAKAPFDLTEYKRDLGINEVMGEAGYSTNERTSIRPTLDVNGIWGGYIGEGAKTVLPSKASAKISMRLVPNQTPEEITELFTQHFTSIAPAGVTVTVVPHHGGMPYVTPVDSIEFEAASKAFEDAWGKKPIPTRGGGSIPIMALFEQELGVKSILMGFGLDSDALHSPNESYGLFNFYKGIETIPYFYKHYAELKQ; from the coding sequence ATGACGACTTACCTTGAAGCCAACAAACAGCGGTTTTTAGACGAATTGCTGGAACTGCTCCGCATTCCGTCAGTTTCGGCCGATTCTAAATTTAAAGGCGATGTTCGCCGGGCTGCCGAATTTGTTAAAGAAAAATTACAGGCAGCCGGTTTAGATAATGCTCAACTCTTTGAAACGCCTGGCCATCCAATCGTTTATGCGGAGAAGCTGATCGATCCGGCCAAGCCTACGGTGCTGGTTTATGGACATTATGATGTTCAGCCCGCCGATCCTTATGAACTCTGGCATACACCTCCGTTTGAGCCTACGATCCGGAATGAACGGATTTATGCACGCGGAGCCTGCGATGACAAGGGCCAGTTCTACATGCACGTGAAGGCCATCGAGGCAATGGTGGCAACGGATGGGCTGCCGTGTAATGTGAAAGTGATGATTGAAGGTGAAGAAGAGGTGGGTTCCGACCATCTGGGCATCTTTGTCGCTGAACACCGGGATATGCTGAAAGCGGATGTCATCCTGGTATCCGATACCAGCATCATATCGAACGATACGCCTTCGCTGGAGACAGGTCTGCGTGGCCTTTCTTACGTAGAGGTACACGTAACGGGTGCTAACCGGGACTTACACTCGGGTGTATACGGCGGTGGGGTAGCCAACCCAATCAATGTATTATGCGACATGATTGCGTCTCTCCACGATGAAAATGGTAGAATCACCATCCCAGGCTTTTATACGAATGTCGCCGATTTAAGTGATGCCGAACGGGCTGAACTGGCAAAAGCACCTTTCGACTTAACTGAGTATAAGCGTGATCTGGGCATTAATGAGGTGATGGGCGAGGCTGGTTATTCGACCAATGAGCGTACCTCTATTCGGCCAACGCTCGATGTGAATGGTATCTGGGGTGGCTACATCGGCGAAGGTGCCAAAACGGTATTGCCCTCTAAAGCATCGGCTAAAATCAGTATGCGGTTGGTGCCTAACCAAACGCCTGAGGAGATTACGGAACTGTTTACCCAACACTTTACATCCATTGCACCAGCCGGTGTCACGGTTACGGTTGTGCCACATCACGGTGGCATGCCCTATGTTACGCCCGTCGATTCCATTGAATTTGAAGCGGCCAGTAAAGCGTTTGAAGATGCCTGGGGAAAAAAGCCAATTCCAACACGGGGTGGTGGAAGTATTCCCATTATGGCTCTCTTTGAGCAGGAGCTTGGCGTGAAATCCATCCTGATGGGTTTTGGCTTGGACAGCGACGCCCTGCACTCACCCAATGAGAGCTACGGGCTGTTTAACTTTTACAAAGGCATCGAAACCATTCCTTATTTCTACAAACATTACGCCGAACTCAAACAGTAA
- the plsY gene encoding glycerol-3-phosphate 1-O-acyltransferase PlsY produces the protein MNIFLISITVVVAYLLGSIPTAVWYGQGFFGLDIRKFGSGNAGATNTFRVLGKRAGTIVMLVDVLKGYTAAILSSLLWYADVITDKEILTFKIVFGLVAVIGHLYPVFADFKGGKGVATLLGMVLATHPEMAVVCIGIFLLVVIASQYVSLGSIMAALAFPVLLLLRIFGQKESPLLIVFGFIVFLLVVLTHQKNIGRLLRGQETRTVLIRLRKKR, from the coding sequence ATGAATATTTTTCTCATTAGCATTACAGTGGTCGTGGCCTATTTACTGGGCTCAATACCTACGGCTGTTTGGTACGGACAGGGCTTCTTTGGTCTCGACATCCGTAAATTCGGCAGTGGTAATGCTGGCGCTACCAATACGTTCAGAGTATTGGGTAAACGGGCTGGCACAATTGTGATGCTTGTGGATGTACTCAAAGGCTATACGGCCGCTATTCTGTCCTCGTTGCTGTGGTACGCCGATGTTATTACGGATAAAGAAATTCTGACATTCAAAATTGTCTTCGGACTGGTGGCCGTAATAGGCCATTTATACCCTGTTTTTGCTGATTTCAAGGGTGGTAAGGGTGTGGCTACGCTGCTGGGAATGGTGCTGGCTACACATCCTGAAATGGCAGTTGTTTGCATTGGCATCTTTTTGCTGGTTGTTATCGCATCCCAGTATGTATCGTTGGGCTCAATTATGGCGGCACTTGCTTTCCCCGTTTTGCTGTTGCTCCGCATCTTTGGCCAAAAGGAAAGCCCCCTACTTATTGTTTTTGGATTCATTGTTTTTCTGTTGGTTGTGCTCACCCACCAGAAAAATATTGGCCGGTTACTGCGTGGTCAGGAAACGCGCACGGTCCTGATTCGTTTGCGCAAAAAGCGATAA
- a CDS encoding M16 family metallopeptidase, with amino-acid sequence MTLDRTQPPAFQAIQQIQLPAVQSHRLDNGIPLHLISVAHQPVLRLECVFNAGTWYEQVPGSAFFTMKMLSEGTPSRSSAQINEYIDRYGAFLELNSGPDRASVVVYCLTKFLPDLLPLLREMLTEPAFPQKELDDLRNITLQNLRVNYEKNAYLAGVLFRETLFGADHPYGRSQRPEAVEKLTRQSVVDFFERVVRNRPFQIVLAGQATENEVVAINRELGQLTIRTDTLPSADGQIEADEQLTVLAEKPDSIQSSIRMGRRLFTRSHPDFFKMLVTNEVLGGYFGSRLMKNIREEKGFTYGISSNMPSFRRDGYFLIGTDVNKENTQQTLDEIRKEIHILQTEPVLPDELETVQNYMAGEFVGSLNTPFEIADRYKVILLDDMPADFLTTYIQKVRAVSPSDIMEMATRYLASDSLREVVVGGK; translated from the coding sequence ATGACTCTCGATAGAACTCAGCCGCCTGCTTTTCAGGCTATTCAGCAAATACAATTACCCGCCGTTCAGTCTCACCGTTTGGACAATGGCATTCCGCTGCATCTTATTTCTGTTGCGCACCAGCCGGTTTTGCGGCTGGAGTGCGTGTTCAATGCCGGGACCTGGTACGAGCAAGTGCCAGGTAGCGCGTTTTTTACGATGAAGATGTTGTCGGAAGGAACGCCTTCTCGCTCATCAGCGCAAATTAATGAATACATTGACCGGTACGGCGCGTTTCTGGAACTGAACTCAGGCCCCGATCGGGCTAGTGTGGTAGTCTACTGCCTGACGAAGTTTCTACCCGATTTACTGCCGTTGCTTCGCGAGATGCTGACCGAACCGGCTTTTCCGCAAAAAGAGCTGGATGATCTGCGGAACATTACCCTTCAGAATCTGCGCGTTAACTACGAGAAAAATGCCTACCTCGCAGGAGTCCTTTTTCGGGAAACGCTCTTTGGCGCCGATCACCCCTATGGCCGGAGTCAGCGCCCGGAGGCTGTTGAAAAGTTGACCCGGCAAAGTGTTGTCGACTTTTTCGAGCGCGTTGTTCGTAATCGACCGTTTCAGATCGTGCTGGCCGGACAGGCCACAGAGAATGAGGTCGTCGCCATTAACCGTGAATTGGGCCAGTTGACTATTCGCACGGATACGCTGCCATCGGCTGATGGGCAAATAGAAGCCGATGAACAGTTAACCGTACTGGCTGAAAAACCCGACAGTATCCAGTCATCCATACGCATGGGCCGCCGGCTGTTTACCCGGTCGCACCCGGACTTCTTCAAAATGCTCGTTACCAATGAGGTTTTAGGCGGTTATTTTGGGTCGAGGCTTATGAAAAATATTCGGGAAGAGAAAGGCTTTACTTATGGTATCTCGTCGAATATGCCCTCGTTCCGGCGGGATGGGTATTTTCTGATTGGTACCGATGTTAATAAAGAAAATACGCAGCAGACGCTGGACGAGATTCGAAAAGAGATTCATATTCTGCAAACGGAGCCCGTATTGCCGGATGAATTAGAGACCGTTCAGAACTACATGGCTGGTGAGTTTGTCGGTTCTCTTAACACGCCTTTCGAAATTGCGGATCGATACAAGGTGATATTACTAGACGATATGCCTGCTGATTTCCTGACAACTTATATTCAAAAGGTACGGGCCGTGTCGCCCAGTGATATTATGGAGATGGCTACCCGCTATTTGGCTTCTGATAGCCTGCGCGAGGTGGTTGTTGGCGGAAAATAG
- the porV gene encoding type IX secretion system outer membrane channel protein PorV: protein MKRNFSRVLLGVCSFLPFVVSAQSTTPTPAPVTNLNGQLNIPTSSVPFLNFTPDARSGALGDAGVALGDVDANAIFWNPSKLVFAKQDKGASISYTPWLRNLIGDMYYTYLSGYSKVGKNSVVGGSLMYFDLGTVDFTTATGVAAGTFNSREYAITATFAQRLSENFSLAVDLKYLSSNLAAGSSNPGLKPGSTAAADISAYYQNEARDNATGKGIGWAFGGMISNLGGRINYGGTQSYFIPTNLRLGTRLTIFADQYNKFNFVVDANKLMVPTPNFQTVNGVITNVNANKNYFSSVFGSFADAPGGFSEELKEVTISTGVEYWYNDQFAARVGYFNESNAKGGRKYVTTGIGLKLQQRFGVDFSYLLPVKQGSALSETFRISLLLSLNKGSRIDGDDEAYSNDSN from the coding sequence ATGAAGCGCAATTTTTCCCGTGTTCTTCTCGGCGTTTGCAGTTTTCTTCCGTTCGTCGTTTCTGCTCAATCCACAACACCTACCCCTGCTCCAGTTACTAATCTTAACGGCCAGCTAAATATTCCTACTTCATCGGTGCCCTTTCTTAATTTCACCCCCGATGCCCGCTCGGGTGCGCTGGGTGATGCTGGTGTAGCCCTTGGTGATGTAGATGCCAATGCTATCTTTTGGAATCCATCAAAGTTAGTTTTTGCCAAACAGGATAAAGGAGCTTCAATTTCGTACACCCCGTGGCTACGCAACTTGATTGGCGATATGTATTATACCTATCTGAGTGGTTACTCAAAAGTGGGTAAAAACTCCGTAGTGGGTGGTTCGCTCATGTATTTCGACTTGGGAACGGTCGATTTTACAACAGCAACGGGTGTAGCAGCGGGTACATTCAATTCGCGGGAATACGCCATCACCGCTACATTTGCACAGCGTCTTTCCGAAAACTTTTCACTTGCTGTTGATCTCAAATACCTAAGCTCCAATCTGGCCGCTGGTAGTAGCAACCCAGGTCTGAAACCCGGCTCAACGGCCGCAGCCGACATCAGCGCGTATTATCAGAATGAAGCGCGCGATAATGCAACTGGTAAAGGAATTGGCTGGGCTTTTGGTGGTATGATCTCTAATCTGGGCGGTCGTATTAATTACGGTGGAACTCAGAGCTACTTTATTCCGACGAACCTGCGTTTAGGAACCCGGCTCACCATCTTTGCCGACCAGTACAACAAATTCAACTTCGTGGTGGATGCCAATAAATTAATGGTGCCAACACCTAACTTTCAGACGGTTAACGGTGTGATAACCAACGTAAATGCAAATAAGAACTATTTTAGCTCTGTCTTTGGTTCGTTTGCTGATGCGCCCGGTGGCTTTAGCGAAGAGCTGAAAGAAGTTACAATCTCGACTGGTGTCGAATATTGGTACAACGATCAGTTTGCGGCACGGGTTGGTTATTTTAACGAGTCGAATGCAAAAGGCGGTCGTAAATACGTAACAACCGGCATTGGTTTGAAACTACAGCAGCGCTTTGGTGTCGACTTTTCGTATCTGCTACCGGTTAAACAGGGTAGCGCACTGTCTGAAACCTTCCGGATTTCGTTATTGCTGAGCCTGAATAAAGGTAGCCGCATTGATGGCGATGATGAAGCTTATTCAAACGACTCCAACTAA
- the porU gene encoding type IX secretion system sortase PorU — protein sequence MKTSQKVDDMLIRRYWLFYLLFTFHSSFFTHSLKAQSVLRTGIWVKIGVTQSGVYRLSQSQLAQLNPAFATADPKRLRLYGNGGGMLPQPNARPRLADLTENAIQVVGEADGRFDAGDALLFFGQSPHVIRYDSTARCFTHQLNAYSDTTFYFLTIGDSPGLRIVDRSAGALAATPTVTTFDDYQFHEQDLLKLPSVRSGREWLGEYMTNDTTQTVSFDVAGAVPTVPLRITASAVAGATSPTQFQVQVNKQVAGIMPMSVIGGYEYDYRAVSRTDTFLTKLTTAVSSIQLAITFQRKDQPSAQGYLNFLSVQTQRELRQYDNSMWVRRLSVGQVAVRQAASSLRVWDVTNPLVPANQLYTLSTTQGASWLTTRTSDYFLFTEAQFLAPVSLVTVANQDIHAQAAPDLLIVTPAAWREQAERLAQFRREHDQLSVLIVTTQQAFNEFGSGQPDPTAIRDMARYFYQKQPAKFRYLLLFGDATFNYRNIGGLISSTQLANMVPVYESRESLHPVLSYSSDDYFGFMGADEGEWPETTKGDYTMDIGVGRLPVKSVDEASTVVDKLIRYSADPTLSGDWRTRIMLIADDGDYNIHEQHANQLASSVEKNDPAYRPQRVFLDDYPQEITSDGQKAPLVNQLIDQSIADGQLIINYSGHGGNLVLADEQIVTLKDILSWKNRRLPLFVTATCQFGRYDDPNENSGAELTLLSRTGGAIGLLTTTRPVYANTNLLLNQAFYDAAFKPVNGQMPRLGEIMQSTKNNSLSGPVNRNFALLGDPSMRLAYPQAKAVLTKVNGKAITDTRPDTLRALETVELSGEIQQLEKRLASFTGLLRLTLYDKKITKTTLGSEAGSPKMSYQTFSAPIFTGQVAVQQGQFTVRFTMPKDINYTVGLGKLYLYAVQADSVLDAAGSYDSLLIGSSVLADTIDSQPPTVAMSVVGGVPDGELVRVAGPDVTLRIGLADNRGINIARSGLGHELTAQLNAQPVVVLNESYVATGTDGRQGEVLYTFRDIAPGTYTIRVKAWDINNNSAEGSLTIVVSARPGLEVTILRASPNPVNSQTTLTAELNRSAEPLDWTSGIYDLTGRLLYQQTGQCTDCDANLVVGTWDGLTKTGAPLANGLYIVHCQVRSAVDGTIANATCRLVLAK from the coding sequence ATGAAAACTAGCCAAAAAGTAGATGACATGTTGATCAGGCGATATTGGCTGTTCTATTTATTATTCACTTTTCATTCTTCATTTTTTACTCATTCCTTAAAGGCGCAGTCTGTTCTGCGTACGGGCATCTGGGTGAAAATTGGTGTGACCCAGTCGGGCGTTTATCGACTTAGTCAATCGCAACTCGCTCAGCTCAACCCAGCTTTTGCGACGGCTGACCCTAAACGCTTACGCTTGTACGGCAATGGCGGGGGGATGCTTCCCCAGCCCAATGCCCGCCCGCGTCTCGCCGACTTGACTGAGAATGCCATTCAGGTAGTGGGTGAAGCCGACGGCCGATTCGACGCGGGCGATGCGCTTCTGTTCTTTGGCCAAAGTCCGCACGTGATTCGATATGACTCCACGGCCCGCTGTTTTACCCATCAACTAAACGCCTATTCGGATACGACATTTTACTTTCTGACCATTGGCGATTCACCCGGCTTACGCATCGTCGATAGATCGGCGGGAGCCCTTGCGGCTACACCCACGGTTACCACCTTCGATGATTATCAGTTTCATGAACAGGATCTACTAAAACTTCCATCGGTTCGTTCAGGTCGGGAGTGGTTGGGTGAGTACATGACGAACGATACGACGCAGACCGTTTCCTTCGATGTGGCCGGAGCTGTGCCAACTGTGCCGTTACGCATAACGGCTTCGGCAGTAGCCGGCGCTACGTCACCAACGCAGTTTCAAGTGCAGGTTAATAAACAAGTGGCCGGCATAATGCCCATGTCGGTAATAGGCGGGTATGAATACGATTACCGGGCCGTTTCCCGGACAGATACATTTTTAACTAAATTGACAACGGCTGTTAGCTCTATTCAGCTGGCAATTACCTTCCAGAGAAAGGATCAGCCATCCGCGCAGGGGTATCTCAATTTCCTATCGGTACAGACCCAGCGTGAACTTCGGCAATATGACAACTCCATGTGGGTACGTCGGTTATCCGTTGGGCAAGTGGCGGTTCGGCAGGCCGCTTCCAGTTTGCGCGTTTGGGATGTAACGAATCCGCTTGTTCCCGCTAATCAGCTCTATACACTGTCGACCACACAGGGGGCCAGTTGGCTAACAACACGAACCAGTGATTATTTTCTATTTACTGAAGCTCAGTTTTTAGCACCCGTATCACTGGTAACAGTTGCGAATCAGGACATTCATGCACAGGCTGCCCCCGATCTGCTCATTGTAACACCAGCCGCCTGGCGTGAACAGGCCGAACGGTTAGCGCAGTTCAGGCGTGAACATGACCAGCTTTCGGTGCTAATCGTGACAACCCAGCAGGCATTCAATGAATTTGGATCTGGTCAGCCCGACCCAACTGCCATCCGGGATATGGCGAGGTATTTTTATCAGAAGCAACCCGCGAAGTTTCGGTATCTGCTGCTTTTTGGCGACGCAACGTTCAATTATCGCAACATAGGCGGATTGATCAGCTCAACACAGTTGGCGAACATGGTGCCCGTTTATGAAAGCCGGGAGTCATTGCATCCGGTTTTGAGTTACTCGTCGGATGATTACTTTGGGTTTATGGGGGCCGATGAAGGCGAATGGCCGGAAACCACGAAAGGCGACTATACAATGGATATTGGGGTTGGTCGATTGCCGGTAAAATCGGTTGATGAAGCTAGTACAGTGGTCGACAAACTGATCCGGTATAGTGCTGACCCAACTCTGTCGGGCGACTGGCGAACCCGGATAATGCTGATTGCTGATGATGGCGATTATAATATTCATGAGCAGCACGCTAACCAATTGGCGAGCAGCGTAGAGAAAAACGATCCCGCTTACCGACCCCAACGTGTCTTTTTGGATGATTATCCGCAGGAAATCACGAGCGATGGTCAGAAAGCCCCCCTTGTGAATCAGCTAATTGACCAGTCAATTGCCGATGGGCAACTCATCATCAATTATAGTGGACATGGCGGTAATTTAGTGCTTGCCGATGAGCAGATTGTAACGCTTAAGGATATTCTGTCCTGGAAAAACCGGAGATTACCGCTATTCGTCACTGCCACCTGCCAATTCGGGCGTTATGATGATCCGAATGAAAATTCAGGCGCTGAATTAACGCTGCTGAGCCGAACAGGTGGCGCCATTGGCTTATTGACCACTACCCGGCCTGTATACGCCAATACGAATTTATTACTGAATCAGGCTTTTTATGATGCTGCTTTTAAACCTGTCAATGGGCAAATGCCCCGCCTGGGTGAGATTATGCAGAGTACAAAAAATAACAGTTTGAGTGGGCCTGTAAACCGCAATTTTGCTCTTCTGGGCGACCCTTCCATGCGGCTGGCCTACCCACAAGCCAAGGCTGTGCTCACAAAGGTGAACGGAAAAGCCATTACGGATACCCGGCCGGATACATTGCGGGCGTTAGAAACCGTCGAATTGTCGGGCGAAATTCAGCAACTGGAGAAACGGCTTGCTAGTTTCACCGGCCTCCTCCGATTGACGCTCTATGATAAAAAAATAACGAAAACGACATTGGGCTCCGAAGCGGGGAGTCCAAAAATGAGCTACCAAACGTTTTCGGCCCCAATCTTCACAGGGCAGGTGGCTGTACAGCAAGGGCAGTTTACGGTACGGTTTACCATGCCTAAAGACATTAATTATACCGTTGGTTTGGGAAAGTTATACCTGTATGCCGTGCAGGCTGATAGCGTACTCGATGCGGCTGGTAGTTACGACAGTCTGCTCATTGGTAGTAGCGTTCTTGCGGATACGATTGACAGTCAGCCGCCTACTGTAGCGATGTCGGTGGTTGGTGGTGTACCTGACGGCGAATTGGTTCGGGTAGCCGGACCAGACGTGACCCTGCGAATTGGGTTGGCCGATAACCGGGGGATCAACATAGCTCGTTCTGGCCTGGGGCATGAACTTACGGCTCAATTAAACGCCCAACCAGTGGTGGTGCTGAACGAAAGTTATGTAGCAACTGGAACCGACGGACGCCAGGGGGAGGTGTTATACACGTTCCGGGATATAGCACCAGGAACGTATACGATTCGGGTCAAAGCCTGGGATATTAACAATAATTCGGCAGAGGGCTCGTTGACCATAGTAGTTTCGGCACGTCCGGGATTGGAAGTGACTATATTGCGGGCCAGTCCCAACCCGGTTAATTCACAAACCACCTTAACTGCCGAACTAAATCGCTCAGCAGAACCACTTGACTGGACATCGGGCATCTATGATTTAACTGGCCGATTGCTGTATCAGCAAACAGGGCAGTGTACCGATTGCGACGCTAATCTGGTTGTTGGCACCTGGGACGGGTTAACCAAAACGGGGGCGCCCCTGGCTAATGGCTTATATATTGTTCATTGTCAAGTTCGTTCGGCGGTTGATGGCACCATTGCCAACGCGACCTGCCGCTTAGTACTAGCCAAATGA
- a CDS encoding SprT family zinc-dependent metalloprotease yields MADPFTVYFPPTAAAYCQALWQEYKFHFRVVKPRQTRLGDFRVLPNHQIQITVNANLNPYAFVITYVHEVAHADVNLRYKRRVQPHGKAWQTAFQRLMQPLLTEVVFPPAILWPLQQYMAKPAATTYANPALMIALRQEDALVRDTVGEKKILLSNVPEGQVFEFAKKTYVRGTLRRTRVVCKEVSTGRSYAILAHAWVAPVKNEE; encoded by the coding sequence TTGGCAGATCCATTCACGGTTTATTTTCCTCCAACTGCTGCGGCCTATTGCCAGGCGCTTTGGCAGGAATATAAATTTCACTTTCGGGTTGTTAAACCGCGGCAGACCCGGCTCGGCGATTTTAGAGTATTGCCCAATCACCAGATTCAGATTACGGTCAATGCAAATCTCAACCCGTACGCTTTTGTGATCACATACGTTCACGAGGTAGCCCATGCCGACGTCAATCTGCGGTATAAAAGGCGCGTGCAACCCCACGGCAAAGCCTGGCAAACCGCGTTTCAGCGACTAATGCAACCGCTTCTAACAGAGGTTGTGTTTCCACCAGCCATCCTGTGGCCCCTTCAGCAATACATGGCTAAACCCGCAGCGACAACCTACGCCAACCCAGCGTTGATGATCGCGTTGCGCCAGGAGGATGCTCTCGTGCGGGACACAGTTGGAGAGAAAAAAATACTCTTGAGTAATGTGCCTGAAGGACAGGTATTTGAGTTTGCAAAAAAGACGTATGTTCGGGGTACGCTCCGCCGGACTCGTGTCGTTTGTAAAGAAGTATCTACGGGGAGGTCATATGCCATTCTGGCTCATGCGTGGGTTGCCCCCGTGAAAAATGAAGAATGA
- a CDS encoding GtrA family protein, whose translation MSSKAVNVSIIDQPKYKNYKSFFSFFLTALLGASVNFFSQILYRKSFDYSTSVFLGYLTATVVSFVPTKLFAFSAKQTGNTGREMIKFGIIALVAWGVQVGVAVATLEWIANPYFPNATTFWREKGSHVVGMGFSFLANYFGHKLLTFRSTGMYDRIRFRTPKEEEKQY comes from the coding sequence TTGTCCAGTAAAGCAGTGAACGTGAGCATTATTGACCAGCCGAAATATAAAAACTACAAAAGTTTTTTCTCGTTTTTCTTGACGGCTCTGCTTGGTGCATCTGTTAATTTCTTCAGCCAGATTCTCTATCGCAAATCATTCGATTACTCTACTAGTGTTTTTCTCGGCTATTTAACGGCTACTGTGGTTAGTTTCGTACCGACTAAACTCTTCGCGTTTTCGGCCAAGCAAACGGGCAACACAGGGCGCGAGATGATTAAGTTTGGCATCATTGCTCTGGTTGCCTGGGGCGTTCAGGTGGGTGTCGCCGTCGCTACGCTCGAGTGGATCGCCAACCCTTACTTTCCAAATGCAACTACCTTCTGGCGCGAGAAAGGCTCTCACGTTGTGGGTATGGGATTTAGCTTTCTAGCTAATTATTTTGGCCATAAGTTACTAACCTTTCGTAGTACAGGCATGTACGACAGAATCCGATTCCGTACTCCAAAAGAGGAAGAAAAGCAATATTGA